In Dioscorea cayenensis subsp. rotundata cultivar TDr96_F1 chromosome 11, TDr96_F1_v2_PseudoChromosome.rev07_lg8_w22 25.fasta, whole genome shotgun sequence, a single genomic region encodes these proteins:
- the LOC120271729 gene encoding uncharacterized mitochondrial protein AtMg00810-like, translating into MKEEMEAIHRNKTWELIRLPEGKKRGWCIHQLDVKMAFLNGDLKEEMISSTWGRSIVMSKEFKERMMNMFEMSDLVSLKYFLGLEVRQLKETLMVSQRRYAEELLRNAGMLNCKPVSSPINSNEKLKVEDGSGKVNSSKYRKMVGGLLYLIHTRPDIMYDVSVTSRFMQSPTMHHYGAVKRILRYISGTMDFGIHYTKCDELKLVGYSDSDWGGSPDDR; encoded by the exons ATGAAGGAGGAAATGGAAGCTATCCATCGAAACAAAACTTGGGAACTCATCAGGTTGCCGGAGGGAAAGAAG AGGGGTTGGTGCATTCACCAACTGGATGTCAAGATGGCGTTTTTGAACGGAGATTTGAAGGAAGAG atgatatcatctacatGGGGTCGCTCTATTGTGATGTCGAAGGAGTTCAAAGAAAGGATGATGAATATGTTTGAAATGTCTGATCTGGTCTCCTTGAAGTATTTTTTGGGATTAGAAGTCAGACAactcaaagaaacattaatggTCTCTCAACGGAGATATGCTGAGGAATTATTAAGAAATGCCGGAATGCTTAATTGCAAGCCAGTGTCCAGCCCTATAAACTCCAATGAGAAGCTTAAAGTTGAAGATGGCTCTGGGAAAGTAAACTCCTCTAAGTATCGAAAGATGGTTGGAGGGTTGCTCTATCTTATTCATACCAGACCAGACATTATGTATGATGTGTCTGTGACTTCAAGATTCATGCAATCACCTACTATGCATCACTACGGAGCTGTAAAACGAATTCTTCGTTATATCAGCGGAACTATGGATTTTGGGATCCACTATACAAAGTGTGATGAGTTGAAGCTTGTGGGGTATTCCGACAGCGATTGGGGTGGATCACCGGATGATCGATGA
- the LOC120271728 gene encoding uncharacterized protein LOC120271728, which yields MLGSGAIAWSSKKQPITALSSTEAEYIFVTSAACEVVWLRRLLQDMNEKQACPTTLMCNNKYAISIARNPILHGRTKHIDTRYHFIRDLIKDGTINIIHCSTLDQVADVFTKGLPNCKFEALRNMLGMRGSDLLLFFILPLFNRSLEVPPSPPPPPPPRISLSSLISCVFFFVGAIGIVFAIVVLLRPPRTVQVSVFRCGRAKDTLRNFRSRSSVGGGAGLEDRPKLLGFVGVQTRFGFADRRAVLRSTWFPSDPEALTRTKDDPVILAEYVVALLRNDKPKKELQKLCADSLVEFLGLNEPFHAVNSELQELPSVELSTLPLILKIRVYGIGSQACIFYPHSSSSLSTSLSSEALHAEVRELRQTLSQVQDREDRLQQTLDQVQDNNKELQQSLLEMKEERDQYRAEMMHQMKDMIMSFERRILQQLQFTAQDSQPVTDDHDVDL from the exons ATGCTTGGTTCTGGGGCCATAGCTTGGAGCTCAAAGAAACAACCAATTACTGCTCTATCCAGCACCGAAGCAGAGTATATCTTTGTAACCTCTGCTGCTTGTGAGGTTGTTTGGCTGCGTCGTCTATTGCAGGACATGAACGAGAAGCAAGCATGCCCAACGACCTTAATGTGTAACAATAAATATGCCATCTCAATTGCTCGCAATCCCATTCTACATGGGCGTACAAAACACATAGATACAAGGTATCACTTTATTCGAGATCTGATTAAAGATGGCACCATTAACATCATTCATTGCAGCACTCTTGATCAAGTTGCCGATGTGTTCACAAAAGGGTTGCCAAACTGCAAGTTCGAAGCTCTTAGAAACATGCTTGGGATGAGAGGTTCAGA cttgcttctcttcttcattttgccGCTCTTCAATCGATCCCTCGAAGTACCCCcgtcgccgccgccgccgccgccaccgcGCATCTCCCTCTCCTCGCTTATCTCCTGTGTGTTCTTCTTTGTTGGTGCCATCGGGATTGTCTTCGCCATTGTCGTGCTCCTTCGCCCCCCGCGGACTGTGCAGGTTTCGGTGTTCCGGTGTGGGAGAGCTAAGGACACGCTTAGGAACTTCCGGTCGAGATCTAGCGTTGGTGGCGGTGCTGGGTTGGAGGATCGGCCGAAGCTGCTGGGCTTCGTCGGGGTGCAGACGAGGTTTGGATTCGCTGATCGTCGGGCTGTGCTTCGGAGCACTTGGTTCCCTTCCGATCCAGAGGCTCTAACTCG AACTAAGGACGATCCTGTTATTCTGGCTGAGTATGTGGTGGCATTGCTGAGGAATGACAAGCCCAAAAAGGAACTGCAGAAGCTGTGCGCGGATAGCTTGGTTGAGTTTCTGGGGCTGA ATGAACCGTTTCATGCTGTTAACAGTGAACTGCAAGAGCTACCATCTGTAGAACTATCAACTCTTCCTTTAATTTTGAAG ATTAGGGTTTATGGAATAGGGTCCCAGGCGTGTATCTTTTATCCACATTCATCTTCGAGTTTGTCCACAAGTTTATCATCTGAGGCACTACATGCTGAGGTTAGAGAATTGCGTCAAACTCTTAGTCAAGTCCAAGATCGTGAGGACAGGCTTCAACAGACACTTGACCAAGTACAAGATAATAACAAGGAGCTTCAACAAAGTTTGCTTGAAATGAAAGAGGAGCGGGACCAATATCGTGCGGAGATGATGCATCAAATGAAGGACATGATAATGAGTTTTGAGAGGAGGATTCTTCAGCAGTTGCAGTTTACCGCACAGGACTCACAACCAGTTACTGACGATCATGATGTTgacttatag